A region of the Pricia mediterranea genome:
CAGAAAAATTTCCTGCTTTGTCCTCGTGTGTTGAAGTACGAGGGCCTCGTTATAGGTAATACCTTCAAAAAGCTCTTTCGATTCGCCATCGATGGGTTCGAAATAACTGCTTAGATGGGCTTTTACATAATCGGGATCCTTATAGACCATGTCGTGATTGCCCCATATCATATGCAGCCTTCCTGCAAGATGGAATTGGCGCAGAAGGCCATAAATATTCTTATGGGCTTCGAAAATCGATTCAAAATGAATGTTTTCCCAAAGCTCATCGCCATCGCCCAGCTCGCAGTATTCAAACCCATTATCATAGTAGAAGTTCAGGGCGTGAAAGTAGATGTTGCGGTTGTTCGCAAAGTCATCGGCAAAACTGTTATCGCCCCTGTGGCAGTCGCTGAAAAAAATAAACTTTGAACTATCGTCAAAGGTTAGCCTTTTTGCATTTCTAAATGCACGGGATAAGCGGGAGTTTGAAGACATTTGTGGTCAGGGTTGCAAGATGTACCGAATCGCTAAGATACCGAATGTGGAGTTTATTTGAGCCACAGCGACCAACTCCATTCTTACAATTTGCCAGCTTGTTATAATGGCGGAGAATTGAACGGGAAACTGTTGATGTCTTCAGCCAGTGTGCTTTCAAGCTGCAGGCTATCAAGTATCGAGCTCCGGAAACGACCTCTATCTTTAGGAATCCCAAGTTCCTTCGGCGCCTATCCTATTCACTATTAAAATCCCGTAATTCTATGATAGGATTGCTTTTGTCGGTTCCTATTCCCGTGGTAGAAGCCCGCGGGGGAGTTGTGGTATTTCTTTCGTAATTTTGCAAATGCAATAACGATTACTATTACGATGAACGACAAGGGCGCCGACGGATACCCACTGATACAGCTCATCAGCTTTGACAAGCTGCTGCAGCGGTACGATACCATGGCCCAGGGCGAGGACGAATTTTTGGCAAAAAAGGCCCGCCACATTTTGGAGGTGCAGAAGCCATACCCCGAGTTGCGGGATGGGTTTACCGATCTCTCCCTACTTGAAAAGCACAAAGATGTCATAGAGACTTTATTGCACGATGTATTTCCGGAGGTGCTTACACATAATGAGATAAAAGCGGCATCCTTACCCTTTGACGATATCATTTTCAATCCCTCCGAGCGGTTCAAGAAAATCCTGAAGAATGCTGGAGGAGACGACTTTGTGCCCGTACTGCGCAATATGCCTGGAGATCAGATGTACATTGTTACCGCGACGGTCATCCTAAATTTTTATTACGGGTTTTACTTTGATTTCAAAAGACCTTTGTTTTATGACATTCCCGATGCCAACGGGGTCATGCGGCATTATCGGATTTTATACAACGCCGACTTTATGGAAATCTTGCCTGCGGAAAAACCAAGAACACTGACCCGCGCCGATGTCGATGAACTTTTGGACAACTTCAACGATGTCGAGCTTTGGAAAGACAAAATTCCACCGAACAGTTTTATCGCCAAGGGATTTGTCATTTCCAATATTTTCGACGTAACCGCAGAGCACGCCATCTCGGAAATAAAGTCAAGTTTGATCGCCAGCGATAAACGGGGTGGCGAAAATTTCATCTCTAACTTTCAGGATACGTTCAGGTCTTTCTTTAACGAACCAACGATACAGGCCGGGTTCGTGCGGTACGATGCCAAAGAAAATCGCTTTGAACGGGTTTACGGTGCCGGCATTCGGAGCTTTATTCTGCAGGATGCAGACACGCTATCCTGTGAAGACGCACTGTGT
Encoded here:
- a CDS encoding metallophosphoesterase family protein, whose protein sequence is MSSNSRLSRAFRNAKRLTFDDSSKFIFFSDCHRGDNSFADDFANNRNIYFHALNFYYDNGFEYCELGDGDELWENIHFESIFEAHKNIYGLLRQFHLAGRLHMIWGNHDMVYKDPDYVKAHLSSYFEPIDGESKELFEGITYNEALVLQHTRTKQEIFLTHGHQVDWWNYTFWRWGRFLVRVLWKPLQVWGIADPTNPAKNYKELIKIERRIKKWMLQNNGPITVTGHTHRPRFPEPGDIPFFNDGSCVHPRSITGIEIEGGQISLIKWQIATTEDGTLRVVRVLLEGPQQLIDYNTTKY